A genomic region of Candidatus Baltobacteraceae bacterium contains the following coding sequences:
- a CDS encoding GNAT family N-acetyltransferase: protein MRALRTERLLLEPVTSSNAEALWNVLQAPHLREYQDLPDLSLEQFVAAVSERPQSLSPGATGRFEWLVYGTGGNGAIGWISLRIAERTRSTAEIGYSIVRDYRGRGLATEAVSVLIDEGFRSVGLQRVRAYCVPDNLSSRRVLANNGFEDDGVLPHGATLAGQPVDVIAFTLERARWEARATSNRSATGS from the coding sequence ATGAGAGCCCTGAGAACGGAGCGCCTTCTCCTCGAGCCCGTCACGTCATCGAATGCCGAGGCGCTCTGGAACGTGCTCCAGGCCCCGCATCTGCGGGAATACCAGGACCTGCCGGACCTGTCGCTCGAGCAGTTCGTGGCCGCAGTTTCCGAACGCCCGCAGTCGCTCTCTCCCGGAGCGACCGGCCGCTTCGAATGGCTCGTCTACGGCACCGGAGGCAACGGGGCAATCGGCTGGATATCCCTTCGCATCGCCGAGCGGACGCGCTCGACGGCCGAGATCGGTTACAGCATCGTTCGCGATTATCGCGGGCGCGGACTGGCTACCGAAGCCGTGTCGGTGCTCATCGATGAGGGTTTTCGAAGCGTCGGTTTGCAACGGGTTCGGGCGTACTGCGTTCCCGACAATCTGTCGTCGCGCCGGGTGTTGGCCAACAACGGCTTCGAGGACGACGGCGTTTTGCCGCACGGCGCGACCTTGGCCGGACAGCCGGTCGACGTTATTGCCTTCACGCTCGAGCGCGCGCGCTGGGAGGCGCGCGCTACGTCGAACCGCTCGGCCACCGGATCGTAA
- a CDS encoding glycosyltransferase family 1 protein gives MLRLAVDARVVADDTRGIGRYARAILRRLVARDDVALTLLVQGPFAFRRRRALATALGSKDFRVSSRASRRDDVIWHPANGTFFRSNLPSVATIHDAVPFRYPADDARKRANDQDPFLRSARTATQFVAVSEFGRGEISSVFNLSPERIAVIYHGVESSFAPGVADPLPRGLETGRYLLFVGDPIGEPRKNFFLLYEAYRRAFPSQDAAPPLAIAGSQAPQLPGIVGVGNVGDDLSARDDRRLRALYRGAIVLALPSYHETFGMPMIEAMACGTPVIASQSSCLPEIGAEAPLYAAPDDAAAWSMALRRIVDDAALRDRLRIAGLDRATNFSWDESARAHLELFRAVAQA, from the coding sequence ATGTTACGGCTCGCTGTGGACGCGCGCGTCGTCGCCGACGACACGCGCGGCATCGGGCGTTACGCGCGCGCGATTCTCCGGCGCCTCGTGGCGCGCGACGACGTGGCGCTGACACTGCTGGTGCAGGGACCGTTTGCGTTCCGCCGGCGCCGAGCGCTCGCGACCGCGCTGGGATCGAAGGACTTTCGGGTTTCGTCGCGCGCGAGCCGACGCGACGACGTGATCTGGCACCCCGCCAACGGCACCTTCTTCCGCTCGAATCTTCCCAGCGTCGCGACGATCCACGACGCGGTTCCGTTCCGATACCCTGCCGACGACGCGCGCAAGCGCGCGAACGATCAGGATCCGTTTTTGCGTTCGGCGCGGACGGCGACGCAGTTCGTTGCGGTGTCGGAGTTCGGACGCGGCGAAATTTCTTCCGTCTTCAACTTGTCGCCGGAGCGCATCGCCGTGATTTACCACGGGGTGGAGAGTTCGTTTGCGCCCGGGGTTGCCGATCCGCTGCCGCGGGGACTCGAGACCGGACGCTACCTGTTGTTCGTCGGCGATCCGATCGGCGAGCCGAGGAAAAACTTCTTCCTTCTTTACGAGGCGTATCGTCGCGCGTTTCCTTCCCAAGATGCCGCGCCGCCGCTGGCGATTGCCGGATCGCAAGCGCCGCAGCTTCCCGGCATCGTTGGAGTCGGAAACGTCGGCGACGACCTCTCCGCGCGCGACGACCGGCGGCTGCGTGCGTTGTATCGCGGGGCGATCGTGCTCGCGCTCCCGTCGTATCACGAAACGTTCGGCATGCCGATGATCGAGGCGATGGCGTGCGGGACGCCGGTGATCGCATCGCAATCGAGTTGCCTGCCCGAGATCGGCGCAGAGGCGCCGCTCTATGCCGCACCCGACGATGCGGCGGCGTGGTCGATGGCGCTTCGGCGCATCGTCGACGACGCCGCGCTGAGGGATCGCTTGCGCATAGCGGGGCTCGATCGCGCGACTAATTTCTCATGGGACGAAAGCGCGCGCGCGCATCTCGAGCTCTTCCGGGCGGTGGCGCAAGCGTGA
- a CDS encoding HU family DNA-binding protein, producing MTKADLIDAVAGGAELSKRQATHVVELVLDEIKKALQNGDRVALTPFGSFVVRSRSAREGRNPKTGEKLEIPARTVPAFVAGRSLKEAVAKKGARK from the coding sequence TTGACAAAGGCGGATCTCATCGACGCCGTTGCGGGTGGGGCGGAACTCTCCAAACGACAAGCGACGCACGTCGTCGAGCTCGTCCTGGACGAGATCAAGAAGGCACTGCAAAACGGTGACCGCGTCGCGTTGACGCCGTTCGGCAGCTTCGTCGTACGCTCGCGCAGTGCGCGCGAAGGACGCAACCCAAAGACAGGAGAGAAGCTCGAAATTCCCGCCCGCACCGTCCCGGCCTTTGTCGCAGGCAGGTCTCTGAAGGAGGCCGTCGCAAAGAAAGGCGCGCGCAAGTAA
- the hslO gene encoding Hsp33 family molecular chaperone HslO yields MPDLLLSATAQDTGISIVATITTGLVREIQARHGLWPTAAAAVGRLATGAVLFGAALKGRERISLQITGDGPLESLTADAWLLDENTVGARAYTRRPHVDLPIDARGKFDVGGAVGRGSLQVARSFEVGHPYVGVVPLETGEVAEDLAVYLAQSQQIPSVVALGVLANPGGVIAAGGVLAQVLPGADERAVKALEERALAMPPLTKLIAEGADAAELLHSLGGDVDLRAQREVDVRFACLCTSQKVESMLLGLGAHELREMASARDETEAVCEFCKKPYTFTREEILALAGRL; encoded by the coding sequence ATGCCAGACCTTTTGCTTAGCGCCACCGCGCAGGATACCGGCATCTCAATCGTTGCAACGATTACGACCGGCCTCGTTCGTGAGATCCAGGCACGTCACGGCCTCTGGCCGACAGCCGCGGCTGCCGTTGGACGGCTGGCGACCGGCGCGGTGCTCTTCGGTGCCGCTCTCAAAGGGCGGGAGCGCATATCGCTGCAGATCACCGGCGACGGTCCGCTGGAGTCGCTGACCGCCGACGCGTGGCTCCTCGACGAAAACACTGTGGGAGCTCGCGCCTACACCCGCCGCCCCCACGTCGACCTGCCGATCGACGCCCGGGGAAAGTTCGACGTGGGCGGAGCCGTCGGACGGGGCTCGCTGCAGGTCGCGCGCTCCTTCGAAGTCGGCCACCCCTACGTGGGGGTCGTGCCGCTCGAGACGGGCGAAGTTGCCGAAGATCTCGCGGTGTATCTCGCGCAGTCGCAGCAGATTCCCAGCGTTGTGGCGCTCGGCGTGCTTGCGAATCCCGGCGGCGTCATCGCGGCGGGCGGAGTTCTCGCACAAGTGCTCCCCGGCGCCGACGAACGCGCCGTGAAGGCACTCGAGGAGCGCGCACTCGCTATGCCGCCGCTGACCAAGCTCATTGCCGAAGGCGCGGATGCGGCGGAGCTGCTCCACTCGCTCGGAGGCGACGTTGACTTACGGGCTCAGCGCGAGGTCGACGTACGCTTCGCGTGTCTGTGCACGTCGCAAAAGGTGGAGTCGATGCTGTTGGGACTTGGCGCCCACGAGCTTCGCGAGATGGCGTCCGCGCGCGATGAAACCGAAGCCGTCTGCGAGTTCTGCAAAAAGCCGTACACGTTCACACGCGAAGAAATACTCGCATTGGCAGGACGGCTCTAG
- a CDS encoding NUDIX hydrolase, with product MKHVHLATALCVRNECVLLVASQYANHPQPLWNLPGGRQQEGELLPETAIRECFEETGYRATIRELAYVSESYDRSDGVHFVNAAFVVELDGADALPLRGAVPDDHVVGVAWVSLEEVASRIVIPVVREPLLAYLRERLPQRYAGFADAGVTIRWPSGST from the coding sequence GTGAAGCACGTTCACCTTGCGACGGCGCTGTGCGTTCGAAACGAATGCGTGCTGTTGGTCGCGTCACAGTACGCAAACCATCCCCAACCGCTGTGGAACCTTCCCGGCGGACGGCAACAAGAAGGTGAGTTGCTCCCCGAAACGGCGATCCGCGAATGTTTCGAAGAGACGGGCTATCGTGCGACGATTCGAGAGCTCGCGTACGTGAGCGAAAGCTACGACCGTTCCGACGGCGTGCACTTCGTCAACGCGGCGTTCGTCGTTGAGTTGGACGGCGCCGATGCGCTCCCGTTGCGCGGCGCCGTGCCGGACGACCACGTCGTGGGGGTAGCGTGGGTTTCGCTCGAAGAGGTCGCGTCGCGTATCGTGATTCCGGTGGTTCGCGAACCCTTGCTTGCCTATCTGCGCGAACGGCTGCCGCAGCGATACGCGGGATTTGCCGACGCCGGCGTTACGATCCGGTGGCCGAGCGGTTCGACGTAG
- a CDS encoding DUF3465 domain-containing protein yields the protein MNDLTAAYRSTAPARVDFQATVASTPRFFYGARSRSTHEAFEASTAAGPVEVVDNVDIAPRCPVRVGDRVEVCGEMVHDRGKPPVVHWTHHDPAGRHPGGFIRLRDRLYA from the coding sequence ATGAACGACTTGACCGCAGCATACCGTTCGACTGCTCCCGCGCGGGTCGATTTTCAAGCAACTGTCGCTTCGACGCCGCGCTTCTTCTACGGCGCGCGGTCGCGTTCTACGCACGAAGCGTTCGAAGCTTCCACGGCCGCCGGCCCCGTTGAGGTCGTCGATAACGTCGACATCGCGCCGCGCTGCCCCGTTCGCGTGGGCGACCGTGTCGAAGTGTGCGGCGAGATGGTGCACGACCGCGGCAAACCACCGGTCGTGCATTGGACGCACCACGATCCCGCCGGACGTCATCCCGGCGGGTTTATTCGCTTACGCGACCGCTTGTACGCGTAG
- a CDS encoding glycosyltransferase family 2 protein has product MSNVNGVAAHLILGPREEPFLAPMLASIEGAATLLIVNDNGGDPSPHAAALANSAFGRENRLVVDRTPFNGFAGARNACMRIHAERDAGDWIAFIDADEVHGSAVRQVAGNLHRVPPAYDFVDGYTWHFFQSFDYYTSIERRMMFFRYKPGISWEGAVHERLLGLHGKRIALPYVYAHYGHTLQPRRHAEKGRHYSSLGAPGGVLREDQLDDFDVAEYFAPEYPRLLEFRAQHPSAARATIAALGPQLREYHDLTARIVRAQSARVKARNVVRQANYELRWRGRKLDKIARMLLQR; this is encoded by the coding sequence ATGTCCAACGTAAACGGCGTCGCGGCGCACCTCATTCTGGGCCCGCGCGAAGAGCCGTTTTTGGCCCCAATGCTCGCCTCTATCGAAGGCGCCGCGACGCTATTGATCGTCAACGACAACGGCGGCGACCCGTCGCCGCACGCCGCCGCGCTCGCGAACAGCGCTTTTGGACGGGAGAACCGGCTGGTCGTCGATCGCACGCCGTTTAACGGCTTCGCCGGCGCGCGCAACGCCTGCATGCGTATCCACGCGGAGCGCGACGCCGGCGATTGGATTGCGTTTATCGATGCCGACGAAGTGCACGGCAGCGCCGTACGGCAGGTCGCGGGAAACCTCCACCGCGTTCCGCCGGCTTACGACTTCGTGGACGGCTACACGTGGCATTTCTTTCAGTCGTTCGACTACTACACGTCGATCGAGCGCCGGATGATGTTCTTTCGCTACAAACCCGGCATTAGTTGGGAAGGCGCCGTCCACGAGCGGCTGCTCGGCTTGCACGGAAAACGCATCGCGCTTCCCTACGTTTACGCGCATTACGGACACACGTTGCAGCCGCGCCGTCACGCCGAAAAAGGACGCCATTATTCGTCGCTCGGCGCGCCCGGCGGCGTCCTGCGCGAAGACCAGCTCGACGATTTCGACGTGGCGGAGTACTTCGCGCCGGAGTATCCGCGTTTGCTCGAGTTCCGCGCGCAGCATCCGTCCGCCGCGCGCGCGACGATTGCGGCGCTCGGGCCCCAGCTGCGCGAATATCACGACCTCACGGCACGCATCGTCCGCGCCCAATCGGCGCGCGTCAAAGCGCGCAACGTCGTTCGCCAGGCTAACTACGAACTGCGCTGGCGTGGCCGAAAGCTCGATAAAATCGCTCGAATGCTTCTCCAGCGGTAG
- the aroQ gene encoding type II 3-dehydroquinate dehydratase, producing the protein MRVLVLHGPNLNLLGTREPELYGSQTLGDVNDTIAAGAAELAVHVVCEQYNGEGQIVDALHGARTGYDAVVINPGAYAHYSYAIADAIAAIRIPVIEVHLSNVAGREEFRRKSVTAVACRGVISGLGALSYVLALRALVELQEK; encoded by the coding sequence ATGCGCGTACTGGTATTGCACGGCCCAAATCTGAATTTGCTGGGCACACGCGAACCCGAGCTTTACGGATCGCAAACGCTCGGCGACGTGAACGACACGATCGCGGCCGGCGCCGCCGAACTCGCGGTTCACGTCGTGTGCGAGCAGTACAACGGCGAAGGGCAGATCGTCGACGCCCTTCACGGCGCGCGAACTGGTTACGATGCCGTCGTCATCAATCCCGGCGCATACGCGCATTACTCGTATGCGATCGCCGACGCTATCGCAGCAATACGCATTCCCGTTATCGAGGTTCATCTTTCGAACGTCGCCGGACGTGAAGAGTTTCGCCGAAAGTCCGTCACCGCGGTCGCTTGCCGCGGCGTCATAAGTGGGCTGGGGGCCCTTTCCTACGTGCTGGCGCTGCGCGCTCTTGTGGAACTGCAGGAAAAGTAG
- a CDS encoding polysaccharide deacetylase family protein, translated as MTMRVATAATFCLTIAAFIAFAAYEAAESPGSQIFGKTLVSGPRDERVVALTYDDGPNPPYTNAIVDVLHREHVRATFFVVGQAVQAYPAVVRREVRDGNAIGNHTWAHEHLVLDDSASLSETLEKTDRAIFGATGTHTKIMRPPYGGRDWLVLGEVRKLGYTPVMWSVPLAKDWEYPPASVIAQRVLRYVSDGSIIVLHDGNRGIVCARSHQPAHTCDRSADVEATLLIVESLKREGYRFVTIPELLERGSAEATRTSGRVSE; from the coding sequence ATGACGATGAGGGTCGCGACGGCCGCGACGTTTTGTCTGACGATCGCGGCATTCATTGCGTTTGCTGCGTACGAAGCTGCGGAGAGCCCCGGCAGCCAAATCTTCGGCAAAACGCTGGTGAGCGGCCCTCGCGACGAACGGGTCGTCGCGCTGACGTACGACGACGGACCGAATCCTCCGTACACAAACGCCATCGTCGACGTCTTGCACCGGGAACACGTGCGCGCGACGTTCTTCGTGGTCGGTCAGGCGGTGCAGGCGTATCCAGCCGTCGTTCGTCGTGAGGTGCGCGACGGTAATGCCATCGGAAATCACACGTGGGCGCACGAGCACCTGGTGCTCGACGATTCCGCCTCCTTGAGCGAAACGCTGGAGAAGACGGATCGCGCGATTTTTGGAGCGACGGGAACGCACACGAAAATCATGCGACCGCCCTACGGTGGACGCGACTGGCTCGTGCTCGGCGAAGTGCGCAAGCTCGGCTACACGCCGGTGATGTGGTCGGTTCCGCTGGCCAAAGACTGGGAGTACCCGCCCGCGAGCGTCATCGCTCAGCGCGTTCTCCGCTACGTTAGCGACGGTTCGATCATCGTGCTCCACGACGGAAATCGCGGCATCGTTTGCGCGCGCTCGCACCAACCCGCGCACACGTGCGATCGCAGCGCGGACGTTGAGGCGACCCTCCTCATCGTCGAATCGCTCAAACGCGAAGGCTATCGCTTCGTAACCATCCCCGAACTTCTCGAGCGCGGAAGCGCCGAAGCTACGCGTACAAGCGGTCGCGTAAGCGAATAA
- a CDS encoding ribonuclease HI family protein, which translates to METLFDAIPPEATLFADGGSRGNPGPAASGAVLLDAGGALLEEVGEYLGIATNNVAEWTALLLGLQAAANRGIRRLAVRLDSELVVRQMLGEYRVKHADLQPLHRRALALLRRFEHVDVRHVPRKQNAAADKLVNRVLDAQAPSPAK; encoded by the coding sequence ATGGAGACGCTTTTTGACGCCATTCCACCCGAAGCGACGCTCTTCGCTGACGGCGGGTCGCGAGGGAATCCCGGTCCCGCAGCAAGCGGGGCCGTGCTCCTCGATGCCGGCGGCGCTCTCCTGGAAGAAGTCGGCGAGTACCTCGGTATTGCCACCAACAACGTCGCGGAGTGGACGGCGCTTCTCTTGGGGCTCCAAGCGGCCGCGAACCGCGGCATTCGCCGCCTGGCCGTGCGCCTCGATTCCGAACTGGTCGTGCGTCAAATGCTGGGCGAGTATCGCGTGAAACACGCCGACCTGCAACCGCTGCATCGTCGCGCCCTTGCACTGCTCCGGCGGTTCGAGCACGTCGACGTGCGCCACGTGCCGCGCAAGCAAAACGCCGCGGCCGACAAGCTCGTCAACCGCGTGCTCGACGCTCAAGCCCCGTCGCCGGCGAAATAA
- a CDS encoding glycosyltransferase family 4 protein, with translation MRILVLCERVDNEGGTESYLRATLPALAAAGDSIRVVARSAAQPHAYGVEAVAVAWSDEHDQPSAAAAEQVASIARDFAPDVTVAHNVLDADVLRAARARRSIYHLHDHRPFCPNGDRLYPQGGGVCNVAMSAYACGLHSLIHGCAYGPRPRTLALTGIREGIASWVRAADTTIVFSEYMGAIACRNGVPVDRVSSIAPPLEDTAYAAAPAPRPSADVVLFAGRVMPSKGARSLVRAVAAIDAAKRPRVAIAGEGPDLAATLDEARALGVALDALGRLDAAALRAAYDNATMVAMPSTWGEPFGLVGIEAFARGRPVVAYDSGGIDQWLDAKTGVLVPRGDEDGLACAIVEMLDETRWRAASAGAFEAARRYRLLDHVARLRAIYGGAA, from the coding sequence GTGAGGATTCTCGTGCTCTGCGAGCGTGTCGACAACGAAGGAGGAACAGAGAGCTACTTACGAGCGACGCTGCCGGCGCTAGCCGCCGCGGGCGATTCGATCCGCGTCGTCGCGCGCAGCGCCGCGCAACCCCATGCGTACGGCGTCGAAGCAGTCGCCGTTGCGTGGAGCGACGAACACGATCAGCCGTCAGCCGCCGCGGCAGAGCAAGTCGCGTCGATCGCGCGCGACTTCGCCCCCGACGTCACGGTCGCGCACAACGTTCTCGATGCGGACGTGCTGCGCGCGGCGCGAGCGCGGCGGAGCATCTATCATCTGCACGATCATCGGCCCTTCTGTCCTAACGGCGACCGGCTGTATCCGCAGGGCGGCGGCGTCTGCAACGTCGCGATGAGCGCGTACGCGTGCGGGCTTCATTCGCTGATCCACGGGTGTGCGTACGGTCCGCGACCGCGTACGCTCGCATTGACCGGCATTCGCGAAGGTATTGCGTCGTGGGTTCGCGCGGCCGATACGACCATCGTGTTCTCCGAATACATGGGAGCGATTGCGTGCCGCAACGGCGTACCGGTCGACCGTGTGTCCTCGATCGCTCCGCCGCTTGAAGACACCGCTTATGCCGCAGCACCGGCACCGCGCCCCAGCGCCGACGTCGTGTTGTTCGCCGGAAGAGTCATGCCGTCAAAGGGCGCGCGTTCGTTGGTACGCGCGGTCGCCGCTATCGATGCGGCCAAGCGTCCGCGCGTCGCGATCGCGGGCGAAGGTCCCGATCTGGCGGCAACGCTCGACGAAGCGCGCGCGCTCGGCGTTGCGTTGGACGCGCTGGGTAGACTCGACGCGGCCGCCCTGCGGGCTGCATACGATAACGCGACCATGGTCGCGATGCCGTCGACGTGGGGCGAACCCTTTGGTCTCGTCGGCATCGAGGCATTTGCGCGCGGGCGTCCGGTGGTCGCCTATGATAGCGGCGGCATCGACCAATGGCTCGATGCCAAAACCGGCGTTTTGGTTCCGCGCGGCGACGAGGACGGCCTCGCGTGCGCGATCGTCGAGATGCTCGACGAAACACGATGGCGCGCCGCGTCGGCCGGCGCGTTCGAGGCAGCCCGCAGGTATCGCCTACTCGATCACGTCGCGCGATTGCGGGCGATCTACGGCGGTGCGGCGTGA